In Planifilum fimeticola, one DNA window encodes the following:
- a CDS encoding bifunctional helix-turn-helix transcriptional regulator/GNAT family N-acetyltransferase yields MKDLEKKIDAVRHFNRFFTRQIGVLREGLLHSPFTLTEVRILFELAHHDRLTASDLSRELGLDPGYLSRILARFEEKGLIEKTRSETDARQRLLSLTSEGKKVFSQLDRRSREEVAEMLGSLSEGDQQRLLEAMETIERVLTRGQGFKFSEPFFLRPPESGDMGWVVHRHGVLYAREYGWNERFEALAAQIVADYMRHHDPAKERCWIAEMNGENVGCVFVMKESDAVARLRLLLVEPQARGLGLGNRLVEECIRFSRRCGYKKLVLWTNNVLKAARHIYRKNGFKLVKEEKHSQFGQDLVGETWELSL; encoded by the coding sequence ATGAAGGATCTGGAGAAGAAAATCGACGCCGTCCGCCATTTCAACCGCTTTTTTACCCGTCAGATCGGCGTGTTGCGCGAGGGATTGCTGCACAGTCCCTTTACCCTGACAGAAGTCCGCATCCTGTTTGAACTGGCCCACCACGACCGGCTCACCGCCTCGGATCTGTCCCGGGAACTGGGCTTGGATCCGGGTTACCTCAGCCGCATCCTGGCCCGGTTTGAAGAGAAAGGCCTGATCGAAAAAACCCGTTCGGAAACCGACGCCCGGCAAAGACTCCTTTCCCTGACCTCCGAAGGAAAAAAGGTGTTCTCGCAGCTGGACCGCCGCTCCCGGGAGGAGGTGGCCGAAATGCTCGGCAGCCTCTCCGAAGGGGATCAGCAGCGCCTTTTGGAGGCCATGGAGACGATCGAAAGGGTGCTGACCCGCGGCCAAGGCTTCAAATTCTCCGAACCCTTTTTCCTGCGCCCTCCCGAATCCGGGGACATGGGCTGGGTCGTCCACCGGCACGGTGTCCTTTACGCCCGGGAATACGGCTGGAATGAGCGCTTCGAAGCGCTGGCCGCCCAAATCGTCGCCGATTACATGCGCCATCATGATCCGGCCAAGGAACGCTGCTGGATCGCGGAGATGAACGGGGAGAATGTCGGCTGCGTCTTTGTCATGAAAGAAAGCGATGCCGTCGCCCGACTCCGGCTCCTGTTGGTCGAACCCCAAGCGCGCGGTCTCGGACTGGGCAACCGCCTCGTCGAGGAGTGCATCCGTTTCTCCCGGCGGTGCGGCTACAAAAAACTGGTCCTCTGGACGAACAATGTGCTCAAGGCGGCCCGCCACATTTACCGGAAAAACGGCTTCAAACTCGTCAAGGAAGAAAAACACAGCCAATTTGGCCAAGACCTGGTGGGAGAGACGTGGGAGTTGTCCCTTTGA
- a CDS encoding MFS transporter gives MIFTMAVFALFANAAVSTIHVSSPFFAKDLGFGVTGFGWMTAAIGIGALLFSVITIANPRPVMTLYTCFLQGVFFLLVSFVDRFWLVILLFVLIGFQESAVNVIAPSVNHSMIPKKMLGRVISVMILVMTGSQPISQALAGWAMKWIGPQSIFLYAGLLEMIAAVIVFLFPFVRRFQVNKKESAETETV, from the coding sequence GTGATTTTTACCATGGCGGTGTTTGCGCTTTTTGCCAATGCCGCCGTGAGCACAATCCATGTCAGTAGTCCTTTTTTTGCGAAGGATTTGGGATTCGGTGTGACAGGGTTCGGATGGATGACTGCGGCGATCGGTATTGGCGCGCTGCTGTTTTCCGTCATCACGATCGCCAATCCCCGGCCGGTGATGACGTTGTACACCTGCTTTTTACAAGGAGTATTTTTCCTTTTGGTGAGTTTCGTCGATCGCTTTTGGCTTGTGATCTTGCTCTTTGTGCTGATCGGTTTCCAGGAATCAGCGGTTAACGTGATAGCGCCGAGCGTCAACCATTCAATGATTCCCAAAAAAATGCTGGGACGCGTTATAAGTGTGATGATATTGGTGATGACCGGCTCTCAGCCGATTTCTCAAGCTTTGGCAGGCTGGGCGATGAAATGGATCGGACCGCAATCGATCTTTTTGTATGCGGGTTTGTTGGAAATGATCGCAGCAGTGATTGTGTTTCTATTTCCCTTTGTCCGTCGTTTTCAGGTTAACAAGAAGGAAAGTGCAGAGACGGAAACTGTGTGA